One region of Dysidea avara chromosome 1, odDysAvar1.4, whole genome shotgun sequence genomic DNA includes:
- the LOC136252196 gene encoding uncharacterized protein isoform X1, protein MDENTVVDQLFYSDTDDDWNNSDEEDSFVHGEDSFVLDRLTREQDDDYGDVEENDREEVFSKDEEDIEEETNDDYEADVRYCEGHDESSHPGPSGLHSGVSDGGMGSLETEYPCSGSPVAYHGSPVSSSLRSRSSSPHAPFSPSDRGRDYSPSPSDPLSGRNRGRGRGRGRGTASPMDLVPSRGRRKGTGRGRGTSRGRDLAIDNAYTLECCFTPVNDCRPSKALGSNWLLNFYLNIAHSSMEDVNHRLFHLNGLRGLRNAIS, encoded by the exons ATGGATGAAAATACTGTTGTTGATCAACTTTTCTATAGCGACACCGACGATGACTGGAACAACTCGGACGAAGAGGACTCTTTTGTCCATGGAGAAGACTCTTTTGTCCTTGATAGGCTTACCAGGGAACAAGACG ATGATTATGGCGATGTGGAAGAAAATGATCGTGAGGAAGTGTTCAGCAAGGACGAAGAAGACATCGAGGAAGAAACTAACGATGATTATGAAG CAGATGTGAGATATTGTGAAGGTCATGATGAGTCAAGCCATCCTGGACCATCTGGGCTACATAGTGGAGTGAGTGACGGTGGGATGGGTAGCCTGGAAACTGAATACCCCTGTAGTGGTTCTCCTGTGGCTTACCATGGCTCTCCTGTTAGTTCTTCCCTGCGCTCTCGTTCTTCTTCTCCACACGCCCCATTTTCACCTAGTGATAGAGGCAGGGACTACTCACCATCTCCATCTGATCCTTTGTCTGGTAGAAATAGAGGGAGAGGTAGAGGAAGGGGTAGGGGAACTGCGTCTCCAATGGATCTTGTGCCTAGTCGAGGTAGGAGGAAAGGTACTGGTAGGGGTAGAGGTACCAGTAGGGGTAGGGATTTGGCTATCGATAATGCTTATACTCTAGAGTGCTGTTTCACAcctgtgaatgattgtagaccATCAAAAGCTTTAGGGAGCAACTGGCTACTAAACTTTTATCTCAATATAGCTCACTCCAGCATGGAGGACGTCAATCACAGGCTCTTCCACCTCAATGGCCTGCGAGGCTTGAGGAACGCCATTTCATAG
- the LOC136252196 gene encoding uncharacterized protein isoform X2 yields the protein MDENTVVDQLFYSDTDDDWNNSDEEDSFVHGEDSFVLDRLTREQDDDYGDVEENDREEVFSKDEEDIEEETNDDYEDVRYCEGHDESSHPGPSGLHSGVSDGGMGSLETEYPCSGSPVAYHGSPVSSSLRSRSSSPHAPFSPSDRGRDYSPSPSDPLSGRNRGRGRGRGRGTASPMDLVPSRGRRKGTGRGRGTSRGRDLAIDNAYTLECCFTPVNDCRPSKALGSNWLLNFYLNIAHSSMEDVNHRLFHLNGLRGLRNAIS from the exons ATGGATGAAAATACTGTTGTTGATCAACTTTTCTATAGCGACACCGACGATGACTGGAACAACTCGGACGAAGAGGACTCTTTTGTCCATGGAGAAGACTCTTTTGTCCTTGATAGGCTTACCAGGGAACAAGACG ATGATTATGGCGATGTGGAAGAAAATGATCGTGAGGAAGTGTTCAGCAAGGACGAAGAAGACATCGAGGAAGAAACTAACGATGATTATGAAG ATGTGAGATATTGTGAAGGTCATGATGAGTCAAGCCATCCTGGACCATCTGGGCTACATAGTGGAGTGAGTGACGGTGGGATGGGTAGCCTGGAAACTGAATACCCCTGTAGTGGTTCTCCTGTGGCTTACCATGGCTCTCCTGTTAGTTCTTCCCTGCGCTCTCGTTCTTCTTCTCCACACGCCCCATTTTCACCTAGTGATAGAGGCAGGGACTACTCACCATCTCCATCTGATCCTTTGTCTGGTAGAAATAGAGGGAGAGGTAGAGGAAGGGGTAGGGGAACTGCGTCTCCAATGGATCTTGTGCCTAGTCGAGGTAGGAGGAAAGGTACTGGTAGGGGTAGAGGTACCAGTAGGGGTAGGGATTTGGCTATCGATAATGCTTATACTCTAGAGTGCTGTTTCACAcctgtgaatgattgtagaccATCAAAAGCTTTAGGGAGCAACTGGCTACTAAACTTTTATCTCAATATAGCTCACTCCAGCATGGAGGACGTCAATCACAGGCTCTTCCACCTCAATGGCCTGCGAGGCTTGAGGAACGCCATTTCATAG